GCGCGAGGAAGCGCGGCGGCCTGCACGGCATCGAGGATGGCGTCGACGCGATCCTGGGTCAGCGACGCGAGGATCGGCGCCGCCGCGGAGGCCGCCTCCAGAAGGCGCCGCGCCTCCGCGATCGAGAGGAGATCCTTGTCCTCCATGGGGAAGGGACCTCAGGCCGTCCCGAAAGGAACGGCGGTTCTCCGGGTCAGGCGCGCGCCGGTTTTCCGGCGCCGCCCGGGAGAATGGACTCCACTTCCGCGTGCGGCCTGGGAATGACGTGGACGGACACCAGCTCACCGACCTTTCGCGCCGCGGCCGCGCCCGCGTCGGTCGCCGCCTTCACGGCGCCGACGTCCCCGCGCACCATCACCGTGACGTAGCCGGCGCCGATGTATTCCTTCCCGATCAGCACGACGTTGGCGGCCTTCACCATCGCGTCGGCGGCCTCGATCGAGGCGACGAGCCCGCGAGTCTCCACCATCCCCAGAGCTTCCATTCCCATGACATCCTCCGTTGGACGGCGCACGCGCGGCAGGCGCGGCGAAGCCGCGGCATTCTAGGCGATTTCGTGAAACGAGGTCAACGCGCCCGCCGGGACGGGCTCCCGAGAGCCCGGAGAATCGAGGCCAGGGCGCGCGCCGAGAGGCTCCCGCGCCGCGCCGAGAGGCGCGCCGCCTCCCGGCTCAGATCGCGGTAGAGATCCCGGACTTCGGGGCGCTCCGTGCTCAAAGCGGCGAGATGGCGCCGTATCGTGAGGACGTCCCCCCGCGCCGCCGGGCCGGTCAGCGCCTTGAGCCCCCCGTCGCGCTCGATGCCGTCCGCGGCGGTCCGGATCAGCGTCGCGAAGGCGCGGCGGACGCTCGGCCCTCGCATCGCGGCGCGCCGACCGACGAGGCCGAGGCCGGCCGCCGCGAGAACCGTCACGTGGTTCGCGAGCATCACCGCCGCTGCGTGGTAGGCCGCTCGGTTCGCCGGGGCGGGCACGGGGAAGCCGCCGAGGCGCCTCACGAGCCGGCGCGCCGCCCGAGTCGCCGCGGCGTCTCCGCCGATCGTGAAGCCTATGGGTCTGCGAAAGAGCGCCGCCGCGGCGCTCGACGACGCCCGGGGGAACGCGGCGAGAGGGTGCACGACGCCGACCGAGGCCCCGGCCCTCCGGAGGGCGCGGAGCGGGGCCGGGCCGAGCGCACCGCTCGTGTGCAGGACCACCTTGCCCCGGAGGCCCGACTCCCGGGAGAACCTCGCGGCGACGGCGGCGATCGCGTCGTCCGCGACGCACAGGAGGAGGACGTCGGCTGAGGCGATCGCCGCGCCGGGCGAGGCGGCGGCGACTTCGATCCTGCAGCGCCGGGCGAGCGCGCGGGCCGCCGCGGGCCGGCGCGACCAGATCGAAGAGAGGGCGACGCTCCCCCGGCGGGAGGCGAGCGCGAGGGCGAGTCCCGTCGCCACGCGGCCGGTTCCGGCGATCGCGATTCTCACCGCGAGCCCGCTCCCGCGCGGAACGCCGAGAGGAGGCGCTCGAAAGTGGCGGGCAGCGGCGCCTCGAACGTCAACCGGCGTCCCGTCGCGGGATGCGTGAACACGAGGCGCCACGCGTGGAGCGCGAACCGGGGAAACGCCCGCAGCGCCTCCCGGATTGC
This region of Acidobacteriota bacterium genomic DNA includes:
- a CDS encoding acetaldehyde dehydrogenase, encoding MEDKDLLSIAEARRLLEAASAAAPILASLTQDRVDAILDAVQAAALPRA
- the eutM gene encoding ethanolamine utilization microcompartment protein EutM; amino-acid sequence: MGMEALGMVETRGLVASIEAADAMVKAANVVLIGKEYIGAGYVTVMVRGDVGAVKAATDAGAAAARKVGELVSVHVIPRPHAEVESILPGGAGKPARA
- a CDS encoding DUF2520 domain-containing protein, with translation MRIAIAGTGRVATGLALALASRRGSVALSSIWSRRPAAARALARRCRIEVAAASPGAAIASADVLLLCVADDAIAAVAARFSRESGLRGKVVLHTSGALGPAPLRALRRAGASVGVVHPLAAFPRASSSAAAALFRRPIGFTIGGDAAATRAARRLVRRLGGFPVPAPANRAAYHAAAVMLANHVTVLAAAGLGLVGRRAAMRGPSVRRAFATLIRTAADGIERDGGLKALTGPAARGDVLTIRRHLAALSTERPEVRDLYRDLSREAARLSARRGSLSARALASILRALGSPSRRAR